A genomic window from Diospyros lotus cultivar Yz01 chromosome 2, ASM1463336v1, whole genome shotgun sequence includes:
- the LOC127794497 gene encoding protein GLUTAMINE DUMPER 3-like, whose amino-acid sequence MMSGGYPYPFTSSPAQSSPWHSPVPYLFGGLAAMLGLIAFALLILACSYWKLSGYIDADDDDDNDRRSGERDLELGHPSSGDKPKFEEKVLVIMAGEEKPTFLATRISSVTSFAGRDSSGKEEGSGDPVQTGNMEIRETADQVP is encoded by the coding sequence ATGATGAGCGGCGGCTATCCCTACCCATTCACAAGCTCGCCGGCGCAGAGCTCGCCGTGGCACTCGCCCGTGCCGTACCTCTTCGGCGGGCTGGCGGCGATGCTGGGTCTCATCGCCTTCGCCCTCCTCATCCTCGCCTGCTCCTACTGGAAGCTGTCCGGCTACATCGACgccgacgacgacgacgacaacGACCGGCGCTCCGGCGAGAGAGACCTCGAGCTCGGCCACCCTAGCTCCGGCGACAAGCCCAAGTTTGAGGAGAAAGTTCTGGTGATAATGGCCGGGGAAGAGAAGCCGACGTTTTTGGCGACGCGCATTTCCAGCGTGACTTCTTTCGCAGGAAGGGACAGTTCCGGGAAGGAGGAGGGAAGTGGAGATCCGGTACAAACGGGAAACATGGAGATCCGTGAGACCGCAGATCAGGTCCCTTGA
- the LOC127795394 gene encoding PTI1-like tyrosine-protein kinase At3g15890, whose product MLAWLINKEASQNLTILASIATTAMGASSSCCAPHKVEEGAIINGGNSSWRIFTYKELHAATNAFSENNKLGEGGFGSVYWGKTSDGLQIAVKKLKSMNSKAEMEFAVEVEVLGRVQHKNLLGLRGYCADAEQRLIVYDYMPNLSLLSHLHGQFADKRLLDWKRRMKIAIGSAEGLLYLHHQVTPHIIHRDIKASNVLLDANFEPLVADFGFAKLIPEGVSHMTTRVRGTLGYLAPEYAMWGKVSESCDVYSYGVLLLELVTGRKPIEKLRGGIKRTITKWAEPLIAKGKFMDLADPRLRGNFDENQLKLAIHVAALCVQREPETRPKMKEVVGLLKGYDPRGGGMQMRIESIRYEENFMALDQASEDEGAATPYEESSAYGVFGAMDVQRGKRPYKGYGDRKMV is encoded by the exons ATGCTTGCTTGGCTAATAAATAAGGAAGCATCCCAGAACTTAACAATATTGGCATCCATAGCCACAACAGCAATGGGAGCATCCTCGAGTTGCTGCGCTCCCCACAAGGTTGAAGAAGG AGCGATCATCAATGGAGGCAACAGTTCTTGGAGAATATTCACATACAAGGAGTTGCATGCAGCTACTAATGCATTCAGTGAGAATAATAAGCTTGGTGAAGGAGGCTTTGGAAGTGTCTACTGGGGAAAAACCTCCGATGGCCTTCAG ATAGCAGTGAAGAAACTGAAATCAATGAACTCAAAAGCAGAGATGGAATTTGCAGTGGAGGTTGAAGTTCTTGGAAGGGTGCAACACAAGAACTTGTTGGGTCTCAGGGGCTATTGTGCTGATGCTGAACAAAGGCTCATTGTGTATGATTACATGCCAAATCTAAGCTTGCTTTCTCATCTCCATGGCCAGTTTGCTGACAAAAGGCTCTTAGATTGGAAGAGAAGAATGAAAATCGCCATTGGCTCTGCTGAAGGCCTTCT GTATTTGCATCATCAGGTTACCCCCCACATTATTCACAGAGACATAAAGGCAAGTAACGTGCTGTTGGATGCAAATTTTGAGCCACTGGTTGCTGATTTCGGGTTCGCAAAGCTGATTCCAGAGGGTGTAAGCCACATGACTACCCGGGTTCGGGGCACATTAGGATACTTAGCACCAGAATATGCCATGTGGGGAAAGGTTTCCGAGAGCTGTGATGTTTACAGCTATGGAGTTCTTCTACTGGAGCTCGTTACAGGAAGAAAGCCGATAGAGAAGCTCCGGGGTGGCATTAAGAGGACCATAACCAAATGGGCTGAGCCTCTGATTGCCAAAGGGAAGTTCATGGATCTGGCTGATCCGAGGCTCAGGGGGAACTTTGATGAGAACCAGCTGAAACTAGCGATCCACGTGGCTGCACTGTGCGTGCAAAGGGAACCAGAGACGAGGCCTaagatgaaagaagtggttgGACTTTTGAAAGGGTATGATCCAAGAGGCGGGGGAATGCAGATGAGAATTGAGAGTATAAGATATGAGGAAAACTTCATGGCCTTGGATCAGGCTAGTGAAGATGAAGGTGCTGCTACTCCTTACGAAGAAAGCAGTGCCTATGGGGTGTTTGGAGCCATGGATGTGCAGAGGGGGAAAAGGCCTTACAAGGGATATGGAGACAGAAAAATGGTGTGA
- the LOC127795395 gene encoding ADP-ribosylation factor 1 codes for MGIMFTRLFSSLFGNKEARILVLGLDNAGKTTILYRLQMGEVVSTIPTIGFNVETVQYNNIKFQVWDLGGQTSIRPYWRCYFPNTQAIIYVVDSSDTDRLVIAKEEFHAILEEEELKGAIALIFANKQDIPGALDDAAVTESLELHKIKNRQWAIFKTSAIKGEGLFEGLDWLSNTLKSGGS; via the exons ATGGGGATAATGTTTACTCGCTTGTTCTCTTCGCTGTTTGGCAACAAGGAAGCTCGTATCCTTGTTCTCGGTCTTGACAATGCCGGCAAAACCACAATCCTTT ATCGGCTTCAGATGGGCGAGGTCGTCTCCACGATTCCAA CAATTGGGTTTAATGTGGAAACTGTGCAATACAACAACATAAAGTTTCAAGTTTGGGACTTGG GTGGACAGACAAGTATAAg GCCTTACTGGAGGTGCTATTTTCCTAATACTCAAGCCATAATATATGTTGTTGACTCAAGTGACACTGATAGGCTTGTCATTGCTAAAGAGGAGTTTCATGCGATCTTGGAG GAAGAAGAATTGAAAGGTGCTATTGCACTCATTTTTGCAAACAAACAG GATATTCCTGGTGCACTTGATGATGCTGCAGTGACTGAGTCCTTAGAGTTGCACAAGATAAAAAACCGCCAATGGGCTATTTTTAAAACTTCTGCAATAAAAGGAGAAGGCCTATTTGAGGGTTTGGACTG GCTGAGCAATACACTCAAATCAGGAGGCAGCTAA
- the LOC127794164 gene encoding uncharacterized protein At4g14100-like — translation MAKNFWALCASILALRLLAQAAEIPPSPLPWPDRFHALLYMNLSTGHLQISNLWYDWPRGLNVNIIQKQLGPLLYDVEWNNGTTFYYTLGEGAGCSAVDFGVGILRPDFLDGAEYLGTAVTDGFLCNVWDKVDFMWYYEDVLTRRPVRWDFYDGISTHVMTFEVGAVLRDPLIQAPAYCFSENEAQVKQVKGLDSTAKISFLGEGSIY, via the exons ATGGCCAAGAACTTCTGGGCACTGTGCGCCTCCATTCTCGCCCTGCGACTCCTGGCTCAAGCGGCGGAGATTCCACCGTCGCCGTTGCCGTGGCCGGACCGCTTCCACGCCCTGCTTTACATGAACCTGTCGACGGGGCATCTTCAGATCAGCAACCTCTGGTACGACTGGCCGAGAGGCCTGAACGTGAACATAATCCAGAAGCAGCTCGGCCCGCTGCTCTATGACGTCGAGTGGAACAACGGTACGACGTTCTACTACACGCTGGGCGAGGGCGCCGGCTGCAGTGCCGTCGACTTCGGGGTCGGAATCCTCCGGCCGGACTTCCTCGACGGCGCCGAGTACCTGGGAACGGCGGTCACCGACGGGTTTCTCTGCAACGTCTGGGATAAGGTGGATTTCATGTGGTACTACGAGGATGTGCTCACTCGCCGCCCTGTGCGGTGGGATTTCTACGACG gAATTTCTACTCATGTGATGACGTTTGAGGTCGGGGCAGTGCTGCGAGATCCATTGATTCAGGCGCCGGCGTACTGTTTCAGTGAAAACGAAGCTCAGGTGAAGCAGGTGAAAGGCTTAGATTCTACGGCGAAGATTTCCTTCTTGGGAGAGGGAagcatttattaa